A genomic stretch from Penaeus monodon isolate SGIC_2016 chromosome 25, NSTDA_Pmon_1, whole genome shotgun sequence includes:
- the LOC119589350 gene encoding uncharacterized protein LOC119589350, translating into MGVQGDLNALKKQRGTAKGKFTRKIFMTNNEKKATDKPKVKVKRFEPPKFEGNLREYPTFKEDYKNLVQSEYGADPYALKMCLGGEALQTIKGSEGNYDEMFKRLDDKFGNPRKIVDLVISDLKSLRKISDGFLQKERKVLEYMNSNVRTSTSDSRATVHHVENVVENNSESELVKLIRKLNEEQQSKNREFESCIVNLNEVIKGIKCKENNISIRCLLHNSESHEITNCFKFKGCNSKERFDMIKKNGICFRCLNGYHSARGCKVGKLCDVVIEGQGPCNRNHHPLLHQDRIESSSHNAVMEKRGKALLNISTVHSKNLPVTVLWDPGSDTSLITHRMAKKLGLSGKDVNLSLVKVGNTIDVNRYSDYYKLLRVTCRVMNVFKYKSFKGILRTPTVQGITDAEILWVKEMQKMTRAVYLDLAMGYSTDDFLTTFQRFIAIRGAPKFMYSDRGTQLISASKKVETLGEKEGVTWIFNMPTVIVQLACMKLMEIIKRD; encoded by the exons ATGGGTGTGCAAGGGGACCTCAACGCCCTCAAGAAACAGAGGGGAACTGCTAAAGGAAAGTTCACCAGGAAG ATattcatgacaaataatgagaagaaggcaACAGACAAACCAAAGGTTAAGGTAAAGAGATTTGAACCTCCCAAGTTTGAAGGTAATTTAAGAGAGTATCCTACATTTAAAGAGGATTATAAGAACTTGGTTCAAAGTGAATATGGTGCTGATCCATACGCACTCAAAATGTGTTTAGGTGGGGAGGCACTCCAGACAATAAAGGGCTCGGAGGGTAATTATGATGAAATGTTTAAGCGGTTGGATGACAAATTTGGTAACCCAAGAAAAATTGTAGACTTGGTGATAAGTGATCTCAAATCTCTGAGGAAGATATCAGATG GTTTCttgcagaaagaaaggaaggtttTGGAATACATGAATTCAAATGTAAGAACTAGTACTAGTGATAGTAGAGCAACAGTACATCATGTTGAAAATGTGGTCGAAAACAATTCGGAATCAGAGTTGGTTAAGCTGATAAGAAAATTGAATGAAGAACAACAGAGCAAGAATAGAGAATTTGAGTCATGCATTGTAAATTTGAATGAAGTGATAAAGGGTATTAAATGCAAGGAGAACAATATAAGTATACGTTGTTTATTACACAATTCAGAGAGTCATGAGATAACAAATTGTTTCAAGTTCAAGGGCTGTAATAGCAAAGAAAGATTTGACATGATTAAGAAGAACGGTATATGTTTTAGGTGTTTAAATGGATATCATTCAGCACGTGGGTGTAAAGTAGGCAAATTGTGTGATGTAGTCATTGAAGGCCAAGGACCATGTAATCGGAATCATCATCCACTTTTGCATCAAGACAGAATAGAAAGCAGTTCTCACAATGCAGTAATGGAGAAGAGAGGCAAAGCTTTGTTGAATATTAGTACGGTGCATAGTAAAAATCTGCCCGTCACTGTATTGTGGGATCCAGGTTCAGATACTTCTTTAATTACTCATAGGATGGCCAAGAAGTTAGGTTTGAGTGGGAAGGATGTTAATTTATCTCTGGTCAAGGTAGGTAACACAATTGATGTTAATAGGTATAGTGACTACTACAAATTGCTGAGAGTTACATGTAGGGTAATGAATGTATTCAAATACAAGTCTTTCAAAGGTATTCTAAGAACCCCCACAGTTCAAGGGATTACAGATGCAGAAATATTATGGGTCAAGGAAATGCAAAAGA TGACAAGAGCAGTTTATTTGGATTTAGCTATGGGATATAGTACTGATGATTTCTTAACCACTTTTCAAAGATTCATTGCTATTAGGGGGGCCCCTAAATTTATGTATTCTGATAGGGGAACTCAGCTAATATCAGCTAGTAAGAAAGTAGAGACCcttggggagaaagagggtgtgaCCTGGATTTTCAATATGCCAA CTGTCATTGTCCAATTGGCTTGTATGAAATTGATGGAGATCATAAAAAGAGATTGA